A section of the Amycolatopsis sp. AA4 genome encodes:
- a CDS encoding ImmA/IrrE family metallo-endopeptidase: MTTGKTMEQTESAQALASRIRGAREAANLTQAQAAAELGVSRPTLIAMEKGTRSVSPPELVKLANAYGRDVATLLRPTAPPASIRAKFRTAFTTGPDKSEQLETAVSELEELADNYVDLLRRSGSRLPGRQPASRSLDYLAPDRAGEDLATEERNRLGLGDGPIQQLREMLEVEVGLRVFFLDLPSKIAGLFIYVDPLGGCVGVNRNHPAERRRWTMAHEYAHYLSSRDRSEVTPIGARGRIPDTERFAEAFAGNFLMPRNGITRRFHELSRDNGGKPTPATIVQLAHAYRVSAQALCLRLEDLALVRPATWDRLKDNNFQPRAAAERLRLPNLPDNGSRLPYHYRTLATQLFVDGDITESQFARYLGTDIVGAREEFERLTSTTDVGDDGEMQVLDLLDGVE, encoded by the coding sequence GTGACGACGGGAAAGACGATGGAACAGACCGAATCGGCCCAGGCGCTCGCCTCGCGGATTCGGGGTGCCCGCGAGGCGGCGAACCTCACCCAGGCACAGGCGGCAGCCGAGCTGGGCGTGAGCAGGCCGACACTCATCGCGATGGAAAAGGGCACCCGGTCGGTCAGTCCGCCGGAACTGGTCAAACTCGCGAACGCCTATGGGCGCGACGTCGCCACCCTGCTGCGCCCGACCGCGCCGCCGGCGTCGATCCGAGCCAAGTTCCGTACGGCGTTCACCACCGGGCCCGACAAGAGCGAACAGCTCGAGACCGCCGTGTCCGAGCTGGAGGAACTGGCCGACAACTACGTCGATCTGCTGCGGCGATCCGGATCGAGACTGCCCGGCCGACAGCCCGCGAGCAGATCGCTGGACTATCTCGCGCCCGACCGTGCCGGCGAGGACCTCGCGACGGAGGAACGCAACCGGCTCGGGCTCGGCGACGGGCCGATCCAGCAGCTCCGGGAGATGCTCGAAGTCGAAGTCGGGCTCCGGGTGTTCTTCCTCGACCTGCCCTCGAAGATCGCCGGGCTGTTCATCTACGTCGATCCGCTCGGCGGTTGCGTCGGTGTCAACCGCAACCACCCAGCCGAACGACGGCGATGGACGATGGCGCACGAATACGCCCACTACCTCTCCTCGCGCGACCGCAGCGAAGTCACCCCGATCGGCGCACGGGGCAGGATCCCGGACACGGAACGGTTCGCCGAGGCCTTCGCCGGGAACTTTTTGATGCCCCGCAACGGCATTACCCGTCGTTTCCACGAACTCAGCCGGGACAACGGAGGAAAGCCGACTCCGGCGACCATCGTCCAGCTCGCGCACGCCTACCGGGTATCGGCTCAAGCGCTCTGCCTTCGCCTGGAAGACCTTGCGCTGGTGCGCCCGGCGACCTGGGATCGGCTGAAGGACAACAACTTCCAGCCGCGAGCCGCGGCGGAGCGACTGCGGTTGCCGAACCTTCCCGACAACGGCTCCCGGCTGCCGTATCACTACCGCACGCTTGCGACGCAGCTGTTCGTCGACGGAGACATCACCGAGTCGCAGTTCGCCCGGTATCTCGGGACCGACATCGTCGGCGCGCGTGAGGAGTTCGAGCGCTTGACCTCCACCACGGATGTAGGGGACGACGGAGAGATGCAGGTGCTCGACCTCCTCGACGGCGTGGAGTGA
- a CDS encoding 7-cyano-7-deazaguanine synthase has translation MDARLDGQGVPDVLSRQLDPLAADLLEVAAAVYAVDRSVVRPRYAGFERGENWARQIDLTIPVRCRERWESVRTDLAELLAWLTDDEWSVSFSESDRDRLTGGQGYLVSTLPDDIEPVLFSGGLDSSAGLALRLGGPPLLPVSVRTNNDMAGVQERVLSRLRGVSREVLPAASFRVNLTESRTRAPGAKQENSQRSRGLLFLAAGIAVAITLGKGRLWFLENGIGAINLPYLRSQVGSQATRSAHPRTVQAMARLAGTLTGQDFAVETPLLGLTKAEAVSAVPPEYEHAIACSVSCDTGFASRISGHPPCGTCTSCLLRRQAVTASRYPKLDEGKRFRRIPDRTTPELAAMLWQASRIESRLAEQDPWSGFVEEFPEIAGAAEFVPRDRLLRLFGAYVCEWPKVLASMDVPVGDWFSGQELAS, from the coding sequence GTGGACGCTCGGCTGGACGGACAAGGCGTCCCCGACGTGCTGTCCCGTCAACTTGACCCGCTCGCGGCGGACTTGCTGGAAGTCGCGGCCGCCGTTTACGCCGTCGACCGCAGCGTGGTCCGACCGCGCTACGCGGGGTTCGAACGCGGGGAAAACTGGGCGCGGCAGATCGACCTGACGATCCCGGTGCGCTGCCGGGAACGCTGGGAGTCCGTGCGGACCGACCTGGCGGAACTGCTCGCATGGCTTACCGACGACGAATGGTCCGTCTCGTTCAGCGAGTCGGATCGCGACAGGCTCACCGGAGGCCAGGGATACCTGGTGAGCACCTTGCCGGACGACATCGAGCCGGTGCTGTTCTCCGGCGGCCTCGACTCGTCCGCGGGGCTGGCTCTCCGCCTGGGCGGGCCGCCGCTGCTGCCGGTCAGCGTGCGCACGAACAACGACATGGCCGGGGTCCAGGAGCGCGTCCTGTCCCGACTCCGCGGCGTGTCCCGCGAGGTCCTGCCAGCGGCCAGTTTCCGGGTCAACCTCACCGAGTCCAGGACCCGAGCTCCTGGGGCGAAGCAGGAGAATTCCCAACGCTCGCGCGGTCTGCTCTTTCTCGCCGCGGGCATCGCGGTGGCGATCACGCTCGGAAAGGGACGGCTGTGGTTCCTCGAGAACGGGATCGGCGCGATCAACCTGCCCTACTTGCGGTCCCAGGTCGGATCGCAGGCGACGCGGTCCGCGCATCCGCGGACGGTGCAGGCGATGGCCCGGCTGGCCGGGACCCTCACCGGTCAGGATTTCGCAGTGGAAACGCCGTTGCTCGGCCTGACCAAGGCCGAGGCGGTGTCGGCTGTGCCACCGGAATACGAGCACGCTATCGCGTGCAGCGTGTCCTGCGACACGGGATTCGCGTCCCGGATCAGCGGGCATCCGCCCTGCGGCACCTGCACCTCGTGCTTGCTGCGGCGGCAGGCGGTGACAGCTTCGCGGTATCCGAAACTCGACGAGGGGAAGCGATTCCGGCGGATTCCGGACCGGACGACGCCGGAGCTGGCCGCGATGCTGTGGCAGGCTTCCCGGATCGAGTCGCGGCTGGCCGAGCAGGATCCGTGGAGCGGCTTCGTGGAGGAGTTCCCGGAGATCGCCGGAGCTGCGGAGTTCGTGCCCCGGGACCGTCTGCTGAGGCTGTTCGGCGCCTACGTCTGCGAGTGGCCTAAGGTTTTGGCCTCGATGGACGTGCCGGTCGGAGACTGGTTCAGCGGGCAGGAATTGGCTTCGTGA
- a CDS encoding MFS transporter yields MSEAALEDRGVIRRVSAQIVTQHLLAQLGCYTILPVLPVLLGRLGGGLSAWFIGVALFAFNAAIRGASLFCGGMLHRSRVRDSMTAGLLVAAAGFVALPVAPGTAGVLVCLLVAGIGISVNGLMARVYVVMRLSTSGARNTVFSAIQTAANVAAALGPLIGNLLLGGQYLTPLLLLVAGLYAVAAVVAFATVPADLRPGDDAVRPPLRMGILKVVMTDPVVRRISLVVAAGLFLYGQFFSAVALKFTQLTESSAVRAAAFVTNAVLVVVLLIPFSAYARRRLAAGVRPFGFLLAGVGLFAVSFAVMAATGETLVGAFAAVVLFSIAEAVISPMISTVFGDLTGDRPAVEVFNMRQVATTAGESLGGFAGGALFLTASAHNVGYVYWIGLAALGALVVSTQWRRRKNVS; encoded by the coding sequence GTGAGTGAAGCCGCACTCGAAGACCGCGGCGTCATTCGCCGAGTAAGCGCGCAGATCGTTACGCAGCACCTGCTGGCACAGCTCGGCTGCTACACTATCTTGCCTGTTCTACCGGTCCTGCTGGGCCGGCTCGGCGGCGGGCTGAGCGCGTGGTTCATCGGCGTGGCGTTGTTCGCTTTCAACGCTGCGATCCGCGGTGCTTCCCTGTTCTGCGGCGGGATGCTGCACCGGTCCCGGGTCCGGGACAGCATGACGGCCGGGCTACTAGTGGCCGCGGCCGGTTTCGTCGCGCTGCCTGTCGCGCCTGGCACGGCAGGTGTGCTGGTCTGCCTCCTGGTGGCCGGGATCGGCATCAGTGTCAACGGCCTGATGGCGAGGGTGTATGTGGTGATGCGCCTGAGCACCTCCGGCGCCCGCAACACCGTTTTCTCGGCTATCCAGACGGCCGCCAACGTCGCCGCGGCGTTGGGGCCTTTGATCGGCAACCTGTTGCTGGGCGGGCAGTACCTCACGCCGTTGCTTCTGCTGGTTGCCGGTTTGTACGCGGTGGCCGCGGTGGTCGCGTTCGCCACGGTCCCGGCTGACTTGCGTCCGGGTGACGACGCGGTCCGCCCGCCATTGCGGATGGGCATCCTGAAGGTCGTCATGACCGACCCGGTGGTACGACGGATCTCGCTGGTCGTCGCTGCCGGGCTGTTTCTCTATGGGCAGTTTTTTTCCGCTGTGGCCTTGAAATTCACGCAGCTGACCGAGTCCTCGGCGGTGCGCGCTGCCGCGTTCGTGACCAACGCGGTCCTGGTCGTGGTGCTCCTGATCCCCTTCAGCGCCTACGCCCGGCGAAGGCTCGCTGCGGGAGTTCGGCCGTTTGGGTTCCTGCTTGCCGGAGTGGGTTTGTTCGCGGTGTCGTTCGCCGTGATGGCGGCAACCGGGGAGACGCTCGTCGGAGCGTTCGCGGCTGTCGTGCTGTTCTCGATAGCGGAAGCGGTCATCTCGCCGATGATCAGCACCGTGTTCGGCGATCTGACCGGCGACCGGCCAGCCGTCGAGGTTTTCAACATGCGCCAGGTAGCGACAACGGCCGGCGAGTCCCTGGGCGGCTTCGCTGGCGGTGCTTTGTTCTTGACAGCTTCAGCGCACAACGTGGGCTATGTGTATTGGATAGGATTGGCCGCGTTAGGAGCTCTCGTGGTATCGACGCAGTGGCGTAGAAGGAAGAACGTTTCATAG